In a single window of the Streptomyces sp. NBC_00094 genome:
- a CDS encoding lipid II flippase MurJ has product MRAGADRVQGRGFLARAAAVTAGLTAVGALLGLVRDQILAGYFGAGAETDAFLVAWTVPEFASTLLIEDALALILVPAFSRALARRSGSLFGDPVRALVRGTLPRLTLGVAVAAALLVLAAPLLVSALAPGLPDPQLAVDCTRLTATCVLSFALVGYCSAALRAHGCFLPPAAIYVAYNVGIIGTILVLREPWGVRSAAAGVAVGGVLMVLVQAPSLLRELRVRPVPKEEPTALAPEGGQEGRILVLGLIAPVVAFSLCRQSQTLIERFLASPLPAGAISHLNYAQKVAQMPMILSLMLCTVSFPVVARALAAGDTEAARRRVERDLLLAAVVVLVGASTVIAAAPKIIELLFERGEFDRTDTVSTAAVMRVYALGLLGQTMVGALVRCYFSAARPLWYPAAAMAAGLATTTVAGIPGAHYWGAVGIAAANALGITCSAVLLLRGAHRQTVPVQVDRLGEGLLRLATAGAWATGAGWICSVGIDHAALSVAVASLVVIGIFLIFIACAAKAPEIPPLPRSASRRTDHARPHRAAPTAAEAAPVGETAPVGGDVPLDHGPR; this is encoded by the coding sequence ATGCGGGCGGGCGCCGACCGGGTGCAGGGGCGGGGCTTCCTCGCGAGGGCCGCCGCCGTGACCGCCGGGCTCACCGCCGTCGGGGCCCTGCTCGGGCTCGTACGGGACCAGATCCTGGCCGGGTACTTCGGGGCCGGCGCCGAGACCGACGCGTTCCTGGTCGCGTGGACGGTGCCGGAGTTCGCCTCGACGCTGCTCATCGAGGACGCCCTGGCGCTGATCCTGGTGCCCGCCTTCTCCCGGGCCCTGGCCCGCCGTTCCGGCAGCCTGTTCGGGGATCCGGTGCGGGCCCTCGTGCGCGGCACGCTCCCCCGGCTGACCCTGGGCGTCGCCGTCGCCGCCGCCCTGCTCGTCCTCGCGGCACCGCTGCTCGTCTCCGCGCTCGCGCCCGGCCTGCCCGACCCGCAGCTGGCCGTCGACTGCACCCGGCTGACCGCGACCTGCGTGCTGTCCTTCGCCCTGGTGGGGTACTGCTCCGCCGCGCTCCGCGCCCATGGCTGCTTCCTGCCGCCGGCCGCGATCTACGTGGCGTACAACGTGGGCATCATCGGCACGATCCTGGTGCTGCGCGAGCCGTGGGGCGTGCGGTCCGCCGCGGCCGGGGTCGCGGTCGGCGGAGTCCTGATGGTGCTCGTACAGGCCCCTTCGCTCCTCCGTGAGCTGCGCGTCCGTCCGGTGCCGAAGGAGGAGCCGACGGCGCTCGCCCCCGAGGGCGGGCAGGAGGGCCGCATCCTGGTCCTCGGCCTGATCGCGCCCGTGGTCGCCTTCTCGCTCTGCCGCCAGTCGCAGACCCTGATCGAGCGGTTCCTCGCCTCGCCGCTGCCCGCCGGGGCCATCTCGCATCTGAACTACGCGCAGAAGGTCGCGCAGATGCCGATGATCCTCTCGCTGATGCTGTGCACGGTCAGCTTCCCGGTGGTCGCCCGGGCGCTCGCAGCGGGCGATACCGAGGCGGCCCGCCGCCGGGTGGAGCGGGACCTGCTGCTCGCCGCCGTCGTCGTACTCGTCGGTGCCTCGACGGTGATCGCCGCCGCCCCCAAGATCATCGAACTCCTCTTCGAGCGTGGTGAGTTCGACCGCACGGACACCGTCTCCACCGCCGCCGTCATGCGGGTCTACGCCCTCGGCCTGCTCGGCCAGACCATGGTCGGCGCCCTCGTCCGCTGCTACTTCTCCGCCGCCCGCCCGCTCTGGTACCCGGCCGCCGCCATGGCCGCGGGCCTCGCCACGACGACCGTCGCCGGCATCCCCGGCGCCCACTACTGGGGCGCCGTCGGCATCGCCGCGGCCAACGCCCTCGGCATCACCTGCAGCGCCGTCCTGCTGCTGCGCGGCGCCCACCGCCAGACCGTCCCCGTCCAGGTCGACCGGCTCGGCGAGGGCCTCCTCCGGCTCGCCACCGCCGGAGCCTGGGCCACCGGCGCCGGCTGGATCTGCTCGGTCGGCATCGACCACGCCGCCCTCTCCGTCGCCGTCGCGAGCCTGGTCGTCATCGGCATCTTCCTGATCTTCATCGCCTGCG
- a CDS encoding O-antigen ligase: MATAVTPVPAVDPDVGNRAREDVRDRVGEDVRDWVRRAGALSPVLVVIALLLVPGGGGAQGGTGGTGTVADAASGLLVVICLVRVLRGAARPLTRTAAVVLGLPVLGICLAAITSNDPAASLPGVARYVQIFVLVPAAVLLMIRDRRDFAVVAWGLVGLALLQGAVGVLQYLTGTGASYMGEDIRAVGTFGPTDVMGMATVVSYGLVVVTGIALGSGPGRTRTAALVCAGLLFLPLVLSFSRGAWIATVLACGIQLLLSGPRRAARVALAAGALGVVLVGGLGIGSAMVKERVASITQVAAAPDQSVTDRYTMWAAAGRMWSTEPVTGVGLKGFPAYRDSNASLALSSGSDTAGAGAAFQRQPLLSPHNMYLLVLSEQGLVGLLALAGSWVALLVGALRRRRLGADCAFVATGLLAWQLIDFFYADIGGPSTVLMSVVLGLAAWWSLAEVRRA, encoded by the coding sequence TGGGTCCGCAGGGCCGGGGCGCTGTCCCCGGTCCTCGTCGTGATCGCGCTGCTCCTCGTCCCCGGCGGCGGGGGCGCGCAGGGCGGCACCGGCGGTACGGGCACGGTCGCGGACGCGGCCTCCGGACTCCTCGTCGTCATCTGTCTCGTCCGGGTGCTGCGCGGCGCGGCCCGGCCGCTGACCCGGACGGCGGCCGTCGTCCTCGGCCTGCCCGTCCTCGGGATCTGCCTGGCCGCGATCACCTCGAACGACCCGGCGGCGAGCCTGCCGGGCGTCGCCCGCTACGTACAGATCTTCGTCCTCGTCCCGGCGGCCGTGCTCCTGATGATCCGCGACCGGCGGGACTTCGCCGTGGTCGCCTGGGGTCTCGTCGGGCTCGCGCTGCTCCAGGGCGCGGTGGGGGTGCTCCAGTACCTGACCGGGACGGGCGCCTCGTACATGGGGGAGGACATCCGGGCCGTCGGCACCTTCGGGCCCACGGACGTGATGGGCATGGCGACGGTCGTGTCGTACGGGCTCGTCGTCGTCACCGGGATCGCGCTCGGCAGCGGGCCGGGCCGGACCCGGACGGCGGCGCTGGTCTGCGCGGGCCTGCTCTTCCTGCCGCTGGTGCTGTCCTTCAGCCGGGGCGCGTGGATCGCGACCGTGCTGGCCTGTGGGATCCAGCTGCTGCTTTCGGGGCCGCGCCGGGCGGCCCGGGTGGCGCTCGCCGCGGGGGCGCTCGGGGTCGTCCTGGTCGGCGGTCTCGGCATCGGTTCGGCGATGGTGAAGGAGCGGGTCGCCAGCATCACGCAGGTGGCGGCCGCGCCGGACCAGTCGGTCACCGACCGGTACACGATGTGGGCGGCGGCCGGGCGGATGTGGAGCACGGAGCCGGTCACGGGCGTCGGGCTCAAGGGCTTCCCCGCGTACCGCGACTCGAACGCCTCGCTGGCGCTCTCCTCCGGCAGCGACACGGCGGGCGCGGGCGCCGCCTTCCAGCGGCAGCCGCTGCTGTCCCCGCACAACATGTACCTCCTGGTCCTCAGCGAGCAGGGCCTCGTGGGGCTGCTCGCCCTGGCGGGCAGCTGGGTGGCGCTGCTCGTCGGCGCGCTGCGGCGGCGGCGCCTCGGCGCGGACTGCGCGTTCGTCGCGACGGGCCTGCTGGCCTGGCAGCTCATCGACTTCTTCTACGCGGACATCGGCGGCCCCTCGACGGTGCTGATGTCCGTCGTGCTCGGCCTGGCGGCCTGGTGGTCGCTGGCGGAGGTGCGGCGTGCGTGA